The following proteins are encoded in a genomic region of Dokdonia donghaensis DSW-1:
- a CDS encoding sensor histidine kinase, whose product MNPLLKRQIRKYLPDDLKDREDLAVFMDAISGSYDTLENQFKMTQRAMMLSSEELFEANKLLRQETAQQKSLLDRLQAVIHKANPDNIDENAEERNLAEYISEQAEELIRVNENQELLLQELALQNQELNDYAHIVSHDLKSPLRSIEALVSWLQEDYEEALGDDGKEQIKLIVSHLEKMDALISGILSYSSIDKDLRKEREIDLNVLLDDVLNLQAVPSNVEVIIKDLPKIVADKVKIQQLFQNLVGNAIANMDKPEGKVTVSCEIIACAPRFKIVDNGKGINRAYFEKIFQIFQKLDSDTSGTGIGLSIVKKIVSFYGGKIWLESEEGVGTTFYFTLPHTT is encoded by the coding sequence ATGAATCCGCTCTTAAAAAGACAAATACGCAAGTACCTGCCTGATGATTTAAAAGATAGAGAAGATCTAGCTGTGTTTATGGATGCTATTAGCGGTTCTTATGATACCCTTGAAAATCAGTTCAAAATGACCCAGAGAGCAATGATGCTCAGTTCAGAAGAGCTTTTTGAGGCAAATAAATTATTAAGACAAGAAACAGCTCAGCAAAAGTCATTACTAGATAGGTTACAAGCTGTAATTCATAAAGCAAATCCAGATAATATTGATGAGAATGCAGAGGAGAGAAACCTAGCAGAGTACATAAGTGAGCAAGCAGAAGAGCTTATACGAGTTAATGAAAATCAAGAGTTGTTATTACAAGAACTTGCATTACAAAATCAAGAACTTAACGATTATGCTCATATCGTTTCTCACGACTTAAAATCACCACTGCGCAGTATAGAAGCTCTCGTAAGTTGGTTACAAGAGGATTATGAAGAGGCACTGGGTGATGACGGTAAAGAGCAAATAAAACTCATTGTATCACATTTAGAAAAGATGGACGCCCTCATCTCTGGTATATTGAGCTACTCCTCTATAGATAAGGACTTACGCAAAGAGCGAGAGATAGATCTTAATGTATTACTAGATGATGTGTTAAATCTACAAGCTGTCCCTAGTAATGTTGAGGTAATCATAAAAGATCTACCCAAGATTGTAGCAGACAAGGTGAAAATCCAGCAATTATTTCAAAACCTAGTAGGTAATGCCATTGCAAATATGGATAAACCAGAAGGTAAGGTCACCGTAAGTTGCGAGATCATCGCTTGTGCTCCCAGATTTAAAATAGTAGATAATGGTAAGGGTATCAATAGAGCCTACTTTGAGAAAATTTTTCAAATTTTTCAAAAATTAGATAGTGACACTTCAGGTACAGGCATAGGGCTCTCCATAGTAAAAAAGATTGTAAGCTTTTACGGTGGTAAGATCTGGCTTGAGAGCGAAGAAGGAGTGGGCACAACTTTTTATTTTACATTACCACATACTACATAA
- a CDS encoding Hpt domain-containing protein, with protein MEKPSLSYIQELSGGDASFEKVLIGLVQAELPVEIAEYEENMSNSAFAKAAENVHKIKHKLGIVGLVDGYELAITYEAELKEDNTRLEQAFKDILNSVIDFIKDL; from the coding sequence ATGGAAAAACCTAGTCTAAGTTACATACAAGAACTTTCAGGTGGAGACGCATCTTTTGAAAAAGTACTCATCGGGTTGGTACAAGCGGAGCTTCCTGTAGAGATCGCAGAGTATGAAGAGAATATGAGTAATTCCGCTTTCGCGAAAGCGGCAGAAAACGTACATAAAATCAAGCATAAACTAGGCATAGTAGGCCTCGTAGATGGGTACGAACTTGCTATCACTTATGAAGCCGAACTTAAAGAAGATAACACACGCCTGGAACAAGCATTTAAAGACATCTTAAATAGTGTCATAGATTTTATAAAAGATTTATAA
- a CDS encoding LytR/AlgR family response regulator transcription factor, which yields MNCIIVDDETAARTIVSHLCNQVDNLTVVDDFPNAMQAIKFLNKNEVDLIFLDIHMPDFTGFDFIDSLKNPPKIVLTTSDRDFAIEAFEYDCIVDYLVKPITLPRFLKAMQKVESFKAPVVQKAAPVVQEVKQEESEKEMYVNIDRRLIKIVFDNIFLIEAKGDYVLIKTEGKNYTVHSTLKKIEEKLPDSLFLKVHRSYIINIKKIVDIEDNSVLIARDVIPISRSNRPELIKRLNLL from the coding sequence TTGAATTGTATAATAGTAGATGATGAAACTGCTGCGAGAACCATAGTCTCGCATTTATGTAATCAAGTAGATAACCTTACTGTAGTAGATGACTTCCCTAACGCGATGCAAGCGATTAAGTTTTTAAATAAAAACGAGGTCGATCTTATATTCTTGGATATACATATGCCAGATTTTACGGGTTTTGACTTTATAGACTCGCTTAAAAATCCGCCAAAGATTGTTCTCACAACATCAGACCGTGACTTTGCTATAGAGGCTTTTGAGTATGATTGTATTGTAGATTACCTTGTAAAACCTATCACATTACCTAGATTTCTTAAGGCGATGCAAAAGGTAGAAAGTTTTAAAGCACCTGTGGTTCAAAAAGCAGCTCCTGTTGTACAAGAAGTAAAGCAAGAAGAGTCAGAAAAAGAGATGTATGTAAATATAGACAGGCGTCTCATAAAGATTGTATTTGATAACATATTTCTTATCGAGGCAAAAGGCGACTACGTACTTATAAAAACCGAAGGAAAAAATTACACCGTACACTCTACACTTAAAAAGATAGAAGAGAAGCTGCCAGACAGCTTGTTCTTAAAAGTACATCGCTCTTATATCATTAATATTAAGAAAATTGTTGATATTGAGGATAATAGCGTCCTCATAGCAAGAGATGTAATCCCTATAAGTCGTTCTAATAGACCAGAACTTATTAAGCGACTTAACTTGTTGTAA